Within Anaerolineae bacterium, the genomic segment GGTTGATTCCGGCCGGCTCCGGCTTACCGGCGATTATACCAAAATCACCCTGGAGTTGCAGGTAGGGCCAATTCCTGTTGAAATTCATGCCCGGCAAGGTCAGGTTCAGCGCATCGTGATGACGCAGAAAAAGCCGCAATTTCTGGCCACCTACCCGCCTGAAGAGATATTGCCTGTCTTTGGTCTCTCTCCGGCTGAGGCCTGGTCTTACCCCCTGCAAACCGTCAGTACCGGCACGCCCCAATTGATGGTTCCGCTACGCAACCTGGAATCCCTACAAAGGATAGAGATAAATATTGCCGCTTACAAAGAACTTAGAGCCAGGGCCGACTTTTTTAGCGCGCACCTTTTCTGCTTACGGGGCCTTACCGAAAACGGGCAAACCTTTGCCCGGCACTTTGTCACCCCGCCCGATCTCCTGGAAGACCCCTTCACCGGCTCGGCCACCGGGGGCATGGGGGCATACTTATGGCATTATAACCTGATAGAAAAACCGGAATTCATTGCCGAACAGGGTCACTGGCTGGGCAGGCCCGGCCAGGCCACGGTTGAAATGATTGGCCCCCGAGAGGATGTTACTACGGTAAAAGTAGGCGGCAGCGCCGCCACGGTGGTGCGGGGCGAATTTTTGTTGCCGTAGGAAAAAGTTTTATTTACCGGTTTCTCAGGCGGGCGGTCGGCAAATGCTTCTTTCCGACAGGAGTCAAAATTGTAATAGGCTGAATAATGGCCCCCTTTAAAGGGCCTGCTTTTTACGCTAATAAAAAAGCCCACCAAATCCCGGTGGGGCTTTTAAGGGATGAGTGCCGAGGCCCAGACTTGAACTGGGGACCCTTTGATTTTCAGTCAAATGCTCTACCAACTGAGCTACCTCGGCAAGATTTGCTACCAATAGTTCATATTTAATTGAGCAGTAGTATAGCATGGGGCCAATTACGGGTCAAATTTTATCCCCTTTGTCTAATCCCAGCCTGGCCGTGATCATTCGCCCATCACAAAAGCCACGGCATAATCCCGGCTGTGGGAAAGACTGATAGCAAACTCCGCCAGGCCTAGCCGGGCGGCCAGGTCAGCGGCTGCGCCGTGCAGTTGTAAAGTAGGCCGGCCATTACCTTCACACACCACCTCAATTTCCTGCCAGGTAACGTCGCCAATGCCTGTGCCCAGGGCTTTGGCCACGGCTTCTTTGGCCGCCCACCGCGCCGCCAGCGAACCGGCCTGGCCCCGGCAATAGGCCAGTTCTTGCTCGGTGTAAACCCGTTTCAAAAAACGGTCGCCAAAGCGGGCCATACTTTGGGCCACGCGCTCGGTTTCAATAATGTCCACGCCAATTGCTTTCATAAACAAGCCTTGTACCCCTGCTTTGAGGGGAGCCAACAAAAAAAAGGGGAGCTACATCAAAGCCGGCTCCAAGGCTCGCGTGCCAAACCCTTTAACCACGTAGGCTTCCAAATCGGCTTCAGTATCCGGGTGGCGAGACTTGATGGTTTTAGGCGTTACGTCAACCAGGCCGGCTACGTGTTTGTACACCGCCTGGCTAATGACCACTTCGCCTTTATCCGCGCCGTCACAGTAACGCGAGGCGCGATTGACGGTGTCGCCAATAACGGTGTATTCCATCTGCTCCCGCGAACCAATAAAACCTTGCAGCACCGCGCCGGTGTGAATGCCAATGCCAATCTGGTACACCGGCAAACCCATACTCTGCCACTTTTTGCCCAGCCGGTAAATAACCCGCTGCATATCCAGCGCGGCCTTAACCGCGCTCTCCCACTGGCGACCTTTGGGATCGGGGTCGGGGCTGCCGAACACGGCCAGCAGGCCGTCGCCAATGTATTTGTCCACGGTGCCGTTGTACTTAAAGATAATGGGAATGCACGCCCCAAACAACTGGTTAAGCATATCCATCACGTCTTTGGGGTCCATCTCCGCGCTGAGGGCGGTGAAGCCGCGCACATCGGCGCTGAGAATAGTGACCGGCTCCACCCGTTCGCCGCCCAGGGCCAAATCGCCGTGCTCCTGCAATAGATTTTCCAGGTGACCGGCCACCCGGGGCGAAAATTGGCGCAGCAGGTTAGAGCGCACAACTTCCTGGTGGCGCAATTCTTCTTGCAAGGCATGATTTTTTACAAACATTGCCGCCTGGCTGGCCATGGCCATCAACAGGCGCAGGTCGTCCACACTAAAGGCATCTTCGGCCACAAAATTGTCAACATAAACAATGCCCAGCACCTCTTCCTGCCAGATCAGCGGCACGTACATGGCGCACTGCGTGCCATGCCAGATGATGCTGTCGGTCAGGTTTCCGGCCTGGCCGGGGGTATCACGCCGCCAGGTGAAAGCTTCTTGCTTTTCTATGGCCAACTGGGCCAGGTGCAGGCTCACCGAGGGTCGGGCTTTTTCCGGGATGCATGCCTGAAGCGTAAGCTCATTGCCATGTTTGAGCAGGAGCGCGCCTCGCTGCGCCCCGGGAATGGCATTGCACAGGCGCTCAACCACGGTTTTGAGCAACGGCTCAACCGTTTCCACGGTGCTCAAAGCGGTTCCCAATTCATAAAACGCGGTCAACCGCCGGCGCGTAATGTCCGACGAAGCGTCCGCTTCTTGAGCCAAAAGGAGGGTGGAGGGCAGTTCGGTGGCCCGGACGGAAC encodes:
- a CDS encoding FHA domain-containing protein yields the protein MIIIEYSYLSSIRKTFRSEADTIIIGRPSEGQEVTLDLSPDMTVSRHHARLTFEDRAYWLEDLNSRSGVLVNDKKIAAKTKLAPGDRITMGQTYLVVRQIQTLPPPPQESDALVTQPVNFDEEGVLTSSVRATELPSTLLLAQEADASSDITRRRLTAFYELGTALSTVETVEPLLKTVVERLCNAIPGAQRGALLLKHGNELTLQACIPEKARPSVSLHLAQLAIEKQEAFTWRRDTPGQAGNLTDSIIWHGTQCAMYVPLIWQEEVLGIVYVDNFVAEDAFSVDDLRLLMAMASQAAMFVKNHALQEELRHQEVVRSNLLRQFSPRVAGHLENLLQEHGDLALGGERVEPVTILSADVRGFTALSAEMDPKDVMDMLNQLFGACIPIIFKYNGTVDKYIGDGLLAVFGSPDPDPKGRQWESAVKAALDMQRVIYRLGKKWQSMGLPVYQIGIGIHTGAVLQGFIGSREQMEYTVIGDTVNRASRYCDGADKGEVVISQAVYKHVAGLVDVTPKTIKSRHPDTEADLEAYVVKGFGTRALEPALM
- the acpS gene encoding holo-ACP synthase — protein: MKAIGVDIIETERVAQSMARFGDRFLKRVYTEQELAYCRGQAGSLAARWAAKEAVAKALGTGIGDVTWQEIEVVCEGNGRPTLQLHGAAADLAARLGLAEFAISLSHSRDYAVAFVMGE
- a CDS encoding PhzF family phenazine biosynthesis protein, which encodes MTTYPFMQVDAFTHHPLGGNPCAILFDTENLAADTMLAIAREMNLSETAFVRQSAIADFGVRYFTPAEEIPLAGHPTIATTFALVDSGRLRLTGDYTKITLELQVGPIPVEIHARQGQVQRIVMTQKKPQFLATYPPEEILPVFGLSPAEAWSYPLQTVSTGTPQLMVPLRNLESLQRIEINIAAYKELRARADFFSAHLFCLRGLTENGQTFARHFVTPPDLLEDPFTGSATGGMGAYLWHYNLIEKPEFIAEQGHWLGRPGQATVEMIGPREDVTTVKVGGSAATVVRGEFLLP